DNA sequence from the Pseudoglutamicibacter cumminsii genome:
GACCGACTCCGGGAAGAAAATCACCGCGGACCAGGTTGTGCTCGCGAACGGCTCACGGCCGTGGCTTCCGCCAGTGCGGGGGATGGACCTTCCAGGCGTTCACACCTCCGAGACGATCATGCGCATCGAACGGCTTCCACGCACGATGGTTGTGGTCGGCGGCGGTGTGATCGCCGCCGAGTTTGCCGCGATCTTCCACGGACTCGGCGTTGAAGTGACGCAGGTAGTGCGCGGTGAGCAGCTCCTCAAGACCCTCGACGACGAAATTGCGGACGCGTTCACACAGGCCGCACTACGGCGTTGGGACATCCACCGAGGATGGGACATCAAACGCATCGGCGTGGGCGGAGACGCAGAACTTGCCGCAGAGTTCACGCGCGGGGACGAGAAACTGACACTCAACGCCGATGTTGTGCTCATGGCGACGGGCCGTGTACCGAACTCGGACACGATCGACGCACAAGCAGCGGGGTTTGATGTCGACTCCGCAGGGTTCGTTGAAACCGACGAATACCTGCGGGTGCTCTCCGACGGTAAGCCCGTTGAGGGTGTGTGGGCACTTGGCGACATTACCAACCCTGCGATGCTCAAGCACGTCGCGAACCGCGAAGCGCGCGTCGTCTCCCACAACATGGAGAATCCAGGGCAGCTGCGCGCAGTTGACCACAGCGTCATCGCATCCGCAGTGTTCTCGAATCCGCAGGTAGCATCTGCCGGGTTGACGGAAGCGCAAGCGATCCGAGCAGCAGAGGACGAAGGCCGCGACGCGAACGACGTCATCGCCTACACACAACGCTATGCGGACGTTGCCTACGGTTGGGCGCTCGAAGACGACGAGGGCCTGGTGAAG
Encoded proteins:
- a CDS encoding mycothione reductase; the protein is MTHYDLVIVGSGSGNSLVTPFWDNKKVAIIDGGVFGGTCLNKGCIPTKMFVVPATLASETEHLRKLGVDMHVDAVHWAKIRDRIFGRIDPISEAGRKYRAEELDNVDLYEENACLVGPRELVTDSGKKITADQVVLANGSRPWLPPVRGMDLPGVHTSETIMRIERLPRTMVVVGGGVIAAEFAAIFHGLGVEVTQVVRGEQLLKTLDDEIADAFTQAALRRWDIHRGWDIKRIGVGGDAELAAEFTRGDEKLTLNADVVLMATGRVPNSDTIDAQAAGFDVDSAGFVETDEYLRVLSDGKPVEGVWALGDITNPAMLKHVANREARVVSHNMENPGQLRAVDHSVIASAVFSNPQVASAGLTEAQAIRAAEDEGRDANDVIAYTQRYADVAYGWALEDDEGLVKLVAEKSTGKILGAFIMGEQAPTLIQPLIQAMTLGTDAYTMARAPYWIHPALTEVVENALLGLGTQPPENPAL